The following proteins come from a genomic window of Acidobacteriota bacterium:
- a CDS encoding Maf family protein, translating into MSGAAQVVLASGSPRRRELLESLDLDFTVRPAAVDETPNPGERPRDLVRRLAREKAEAQAEDGEWVLAADTIVVENGDVLGKPKDRDQAREMLQRLQGRWHLVLTGVALKPPKGDTLHAVESTRVLFAELTSEQIDWYADTGEPDDKAGAYAVQGLGSLFVLEIDGNYSNVVGLPLPTVRQLFEGAGSDVRAFRR; encoded by the coding sequence GTGAGCGGGGCGGCCCAGGTCGTCCTCGCCTCCGGATCCCCCCGCCGCCGCGAACTCCTCGAGTCCCTCGACCTCGACTTCACAGTCCGCCCCGCCGCCGTCGACGAAACGCCCAACCCCGGCGAACGCCCCCGCGACCTGGTGCGGAGGCTGGCGCGGGAGAAGGCCGAGGCCCAGGCCGAAGACGGCGAATGGGTGCTCGCCGCCGACACGATCGTCGTCGAGAACGGCGACGTCCTCGGCAAGCCCAAGGACCGCGACCAGGCCAGGGAGATGCTCCAGCGCCTCCAGGGCCGCTGGCACCTGGTCCTCACCGGCGTCGCCCTCAAGCCCCCCAAGGGCGACACCCTGCACGCCGTCGAGAGCACGCGCGTCCTGTTCGCCGAACTGACCTCCGAGCAGATCGACTGGTACGCCGACACCGGCGAACCCGACGACAAGGCCGGCGCCTACGCCGTCCAGGGCCTTGGAAGCCTGTTCGTCCTGGAGATCGATGGCAACTACAGCAACGTCGTGGGATTGCCGCTGCCGACGGTGCGGCAGTTGTTCGAGGGGGCGGGGAGTGATGTCAGGGCGTTTCGGCGGTAG
- a CDS encoding VWA domain-containing protein — MTVAEQRHASAGVVLWVRGPSGPLPPKAARNTTPRSGDRWEAARNTRRPQAGTFATACAALLTLLATAAQAQDVATAALDRRHADFLDTADAILTDTERRVFGELRHGYQRDAFIKRFWSVRDPYPETPQNEFRERFDRMRELADERFGGARGARFEALLLHGEPQRAFTTTCRLLRTLHIWHYSHSPVVRGEFYLVFLRHAGDYRLWTVADGLSGLLVFTGPTIDRDSRIEEISRECARGGDVLTALALALDWEAMGGEPEPGRANDEWALAFLDRSTEAPAGATQLPAEIAMRYPGRRGSRTVVQAIVGIDPARLPEAEDGRRRFLLDGEVLRQGELFENFRYRFEPRTRSPATGGGAIPLVMQRYLRPGAYRLVVKVRDQDSGSYFAANADIDVPLVPRRDAEPSQIEASDDPARPGRSAAARPVPARRPAHPVSAAPGVPDWLAEANAAAPVDTESDEHTVRILPLPERLLVGRVRIGADAEGADIHRIAFSLNDRELISKRRPPYQVEIDLGPAPRIHTLQANAYDPQGSVLASDEVLLNSGPHRFTVRLTSPQRGANHTRSVRAVAEVEAPRHERLDRVEFFLNDTRTATLYQPPFEQPIRIDPGEPLSYVRVVAHLATGAWAEDLVFVNSRDRVEYVDVALIELYVSVTDRSGAPLTGLAESDFQVFVDGDAQPLQRFDQAANLPVHAGILFDTSTSMVDRIDAAEEAALHFFELVLGPQDRACLITFNDRPELAVGFTGSRETLAGGLADLTTEGETALYDSVLYALYYFGGLRGKRALILLTDGGDSSSEHRFDDVLDFARRSQVAIYSIGIDIDQRELLVRGRLQQLCNETGGRCFFITGASELKRVYERIETEVRSQYLLAFESPEGDPDAFRKVDVKLANPRPQGRRGVKVQTIPGYFQ, encoded by the coding sequence ATGACGGTTGCAGAACAGAGGCACGCTTCCGCCGGAGTCGTTCTCTGGGTGCGCGGACCTTCTGGTCCGCTGCCGCCGAAGGCGGCCAGAAACACGACGCCGCGAAGCGGTGACCGCTGGGAGGCGGCCAGAAACACGCGCCGGCCGCAGGCCGGCACCTTCGCCACAGCGTGCGCGGCTCTCCTCACCCTCCTCGCCACCGCCGCCCAGGCCCAGGACGTCGCGACCGCCGCCCTCGACCGCCGGCATGCGGACTTCCTCGACACCGCCGACGCGATCCTCACCGACACGGAGCGGCGCGTCTTCGGCGAACTCCGGCACGGCTACCAGCGCGACGCCTTCATCAAGCGCTTCTGGAGCGTCCGCGACCCCTATCCCGAGACGCCGCAGAACGAGTTCCGGGAGCGCTTCGATCGCATGCGGGAGCTGGCCGACGAGCGCTTCGGCGGCGCCCGGGGCGCCCGTTTCGAGGCGCTGCTCCTGCACGGGGAGCCGCAGCGCGCGTTCACCACGACCTGCCGGCTGCTCCGCACGCTCCACATCTGGCACTACTCGCACAGCCCGGTCGTGCGCGGCGAGTTCTACCTCGTCTTCCTGCGACATGCCGGCGACTACCGGTTGTGGACGGTCGCGGACGGGCTCTCCGGCCTCCTCGTCTTCACCGGCCCGACGATCGACCGCGACTCCCGGATCGAGGAGATCAGCCGGGAGTGCGCGCGCGGCGGCGACGTGCTGACCGCGCTGGCGCTGGCGCTCGACTGGGAGGCGATGGGCGGCGAACCCGAGCCCGGACGGGCCAACGACGAATGGGCGCTCGCCTTCCTCGACCGCAGCACGGAGGCGCCCGCCGGCGCGACGCAACTGCCGGCCGAGATCGCGATGCGCTACCCGGGCCGCCGCGGCAGCCGCACCGTCGTCCAGGCGATCGTCGGCATCGACCCGGCCCGCCTGCCCGAGGCCGAGGACGGCCGCCGGCGCTTCCTGCTCGACGGCGAGGTGCTGCGCCAGGGCGAGCTGTTCGAGAACTTCCGCTACCGCTTCGAGCCGCGGACCCGTTCGCCGGCCACAGGCGGCGGAGCGATTCCCCTGGTCATGCAGCGTTACCTGCGACCCGGCGCGTACCGCCTCGTGGTCAAGGTGCGCGACCAGGACAGCGGCAGCTACTTCGCCGCTAACGCCGACATCGACGTGCCGCTCGTCCCGCGGAGGGACGCGGAACCGAGCCAAATCGAGGCCAGTGACGATCCGGCTCGCCCGGGCCGCTCCGCGGCTGCGCGCCCGGTGCCGGCCAGAAGGCCGGCGCACCCAGTGTCTGCCGCTCCGGGCGTACCCGACTGGCTCGCGGAGGCGAACGCCGCCGCACCCGTCGACACCGAGTCGGACGAGCACACCGTCCGCATCCTGCCGCTGCCCGAGCGGCTCCTCGTCGGCCGGGTCCGGATCGGCGCCGACGCCGAGGGGGCGGACATCCACCGGATCGCCTTCTCCCTGAATGACCGGGAGCTGATCAGCAAGCGACGGCCGCCTTACCAGGTGGAGATCGACCTCGGGCCGGCGCCGCGCATCCACACGCTGCAGGCGAACGCCTACGACCCGCAGGGAAGCGTGCTGGCAAGCGACGAAGTGCTGCTCAACTCGGGGCCCCACCGCTTCACCGTCCGTCTGACCTCGCCCCAACGCGGAGCTAACCACACGCGGAGCGTGCGGGCGGTCGCCGAGGTCGAGGCGCCGCGTCACGAGCGGCTGGACCGGGTCGAGTTCTTCCTCAACGACACCCGCACGGCGACCCTCTACCAGCCGCCCTTCGAGCAGCCGATCCGGATCGATCCGGGCGAGCCCCTGTCCTACGTGCGCGTGGTGGCCCACCTGGCGACCGGCGCCTGGGCGGAGGACCTCGTCTTCGTCAACTCCCGCGACCGGGTCGAGTACGTCGACGTCGCCCTGATCGAGCTCTACGTCTCGGTCACCGACCGCTCCGGCGCGCCCCTGACCGGCCTGGCCGAGAGCGACTTCCAGGTCTTCGTCGACGGCGATGCGCAGCCCCTCCAGCGTTTCGACCAGGCCGCGAACCTGCCCGTCCACGCGGGCATCCTCTTCGACACCTCGACCTCCATGGTCGACCGCATCGACGCCGCCGAAGAGGCGGCCCTCCACTTCTTCGAGCTCGTCCTCGGCCCGCAGGACCGCGCCTGCCTGATCACCTTCAACGACCGGCCCGAGCTCGCCGTCGGCTTCACCGGCTCCAGGGAGACCCTGGCCGGCGGCCTGGCGGACCTGACCACCGAAGGCGAGACCGCCCTCTACGACAGCGTGCTCTACGCCCTCTACTACTTCGGCGGCCTGCGCGGCAAGCGGGCGCTGATCCTGCTCACCGACGGCGGCGACTCCAGCAGCGAGCACCGCTTCGACGACGTGCTCGACTTCGCCCGGCGCAGCCAGGTGGCGATCTACAGCATCGGCATCGACATCGACCAGCGCGAACTCCTCGTCCGGGGCCGGCTACAGCAGCTCTGCAACGAGACCGGCGGCCGGTGCTTCTTCATCACTGGAGCATCCGAGCTGAAGCGCGTCTACGAGCGGATCGAGACCGAGGTCCGCTCCCAGTACCTGCTCGCCTTCGAGTCTCCCGAGGGCGACCCCGACGCCTTCCGCAAGGTCGACGTGAAGCTCGCCAACCCCCGACCCCAGGGCCGCCGCGGCGTCAAGGTCCAGACGATCCCGGGCTACTTCCAGTGA
- a CDS encoding VWA domain-containing protein, translating to MTAARRAWIPALAALLFFAFTTPVAAQEERKETRKERRERRAALEAAEEALPLEFKKFLDDVHYLISETEREAFLTVTQDYQRRAWIERFWRVRDSYPDTPRNEFRARWEERLLYVEQEFEGPRSDRAWMFLLNGEPDGRLQFQCTMVTWPIEIWFYRHSDQVGHEFFLLFYRRANRPTYELWHPSDGLDRLLDFGVNAQTVAGEIQSCKDGDVAASAINWLLRSNGMEFGMLMARLIEPPEAPSAEWTLTFEAYTTDVPEDAEPLDASLEVRYPARYQARTVVEALVEIDPSSARPDTVGGQSSYNFFLTGEVLREDALFENFRYKFDLPLGSAASIDGAPILLSFERRLRPGDYRLVLKIEDLNGARFARLEQPLEVPTLEAPAARQLDPAVQKIIDQAEAVLSSEVPTVQLLEPPGELQTGLVRFDTLATGDIAEMRFWLDGNQVARKRRAPFSVELDLGSVPRVHVLRATAHDEDGAEVASDEISMNSGRNRFALRFAEPREGVKYEGEVQVEIDLAVPDGSLVERLELFLNDEPVATLYQEPFSQRVELPPGDEITYLRAAAFLVDGNSTDAVVYVNAPDYLEILDIQYVELYATALHRSGRPYEDLRADQVTILEDGAPQEILRFQRVTDLPVHVQVMLDVSASMVDRLGTAREAALGLFQSAITPRDRAALVTFNDHPYLASDFTNDTAKLAGSLAGLKAERGTALYDALVFGLYYLNGIKGQRALLLLSDGKDESSRFSFDQTLEYAQRSGVAIYAIGLGRQVGAARRALSRLATQTGGRSFFIGSVGELAGVYDQILGELRSRYLITYQSTNTSGDRRFREIEVDARAPGVSIRALKGYYP from the coding sequence ATGACAGCCGCCCGCAGAGCCTGGATTCCGGCCCTTGCAGCGCTCCTCTTCTTCGCCTTCACGACCCCGGTGGCCGCGCAGGAGGAGAGGAAGGAGACCCGCAAGGAGAGGCGGGAGCGCCGGGCGGCGCTGGAAGCGGCCGAAGAGGCGCTGCCGCTCGAGTTCAAGAAGTTCCTCGACGACGTCCACTACCTGATCTCGGAGACGGAGCGTGAGGCGTTCCTCACGGTCACCCAGGACTACCAGCGCCGGGCCTGGATCGAACGGTTCTGGCGCGTGCGGGACTCCTACCCGGACACGCCGCGCAACGAGTTTCGGGCGCGCTGGGAGGAGCGCCTGCTCTACGTCGAGCAGGAGTTCGAAGGCCCGCGATCGGACCGCGCGTGGATGTTCCTGCTCAACGGGGAGCCCGACGGGCGGCTCCAGTTCCAGTGCACGATGGTCACCTGGCCGATCGAGATCTGGTTCTACCGGCACAGCGACCAGGTCGGCCACGAGTTCTTCCTGCTGTTCTACCGCCGCGCCAACCGGCCCACCTACGAACTCTGGCACCCCTCCGACGGCCTCGACCGGCTGCTGGACTTCGGCGTCAACGCGCAGACGGTGGCCGGCGAGATCCAAAGCTGCAAGGACGGCGATGTCGCGGCGTCCGCGATCAACTGGCTGCTGCGTTCGAACGGCATGGAGTTCGGCATGCTGATGGCGCGCCTGATCGAACCGCCGGAGGCGCCCTCCGCGGAGTGGACGCTCACCTTCGAGGCTTACACGACGGACGTGCCGGAGGACGCCGAGCCCCTGGACGCCAGCCTCGAGGTCCGCTACCCGGCGCGCTACCAGGCGCGGACCGTCGTCGAAGCCCTGGTCGAGATCGACCCGTCCTCCGCCCGCCCCGACACGGTGGGCGGGCAGTCGAGCTACAACTTCTTCCTCACCGGGGAGGTCCTGCGCGAGGACGCGCTGTTCGAGAACTTCCGCTACAAGTTCGACCTGCCGCTGGGCAGCGCCGCGAGCATCGACGGCGCGCCAATCCTGCTCTCCTTCGAACGGCGGCTGCGCCCGGGCGACTACCGCCTCGTGCTCAAGATCGAGGACCTGAACGGCGCCCGCTTCGCCCGCCTGGAGCAGCCCCTCGAGGTGCCGACCCTCGAGGCGCCCGCCGCCCGCCAGCTCGACCCGGCGGTGCAGAAGATCATCGACCAGGCGGAGGCCGTGCTCTCGAGCGAGGTGCCCACCGTGCAGCTTCTCGAACCGCCGGGCGAACTCCAGACCGGCCTGGTGCGCTTCGACACCCTGGCGACCGGCGACATCGCCGAGATGCGCTTCTGGCTCGACGGCAATCAGGTTGCCCGCAAGCGCCGCGCTCCGTTCTCGGTCGAGCTCGATCTCGGCTCGGTACCCAGGGTCCACGTCCTGCGCGCCACCGCCCACGACGAGGACGGCGCCGAAGTCGCCTCCGACGAGATCTCCATGAACTCCGGCCGCAACCGCTTCGCCCTCCGTTTCGCGGAACCGCGAGAGGGCGTCAAGTACGAAGGCGAAGTCCAGGTCGAAATCGACCTCGCCGTCCCCGACGGAAGCCTGGTCGAGCGCCTGGAGCTCTTCCTCAACGACGAGCCGGTCGCCACCCTCTACCAGGAGCCCTTCAGCCAGCGGGTCGAACTTCCGCCCGGCGACGAGATCACCTACCTGCGCGCCGCCGCCTTTCTCGTCGACGGCAACTCCACCGACGCCGTCGTCTACGTCAACGCACCGGACTACCTAGAGATCCTCGACATCCAGTACGTCGAGCTCTACGCGACCGCGCTGCACCGATCGGGCCGGCCCTACGAGGACCTCCGCGCCGACCAGGTCACGATCCTCGAGGACGGCGCGCCGCAGGAGATCCTGCGCTTCCAGCGGGTCACCGACCTGCCGGTCCACGTCCAGGTGATGCTCGACGTCTCGGCCTCCATGGTCGACCGCCTGGGCACCGCCCGCGAGGCCGCGCTCGGCCTGTTCCAGAGCGCGATCACCCCCCGCGACCGCGCGGCCCTCGTCACCTTCAACGACCACCCCTACCTCGCCTCCGACTTCACCAACGACACGGCCAAACTCGCCGGGTCGCTCGCCGGCCTCAAGGCCGAACGCGGCACCGCCCTCTACGACGCGCTCGTCTTCGGCCTCTACTACCTGAACGGGATCAAGGGACAGCGGGCCCTGCTGCTGCTCTCCGACGGCAAGGACGAGAGCAGCCGCTTCAGCTTCGACCAGACCCTCGAGTACGCCCAACGCTCCGGGGTCGCGATCTACGCGATCGGCCTGGGCCGCCAGGTCGGCGCCGCCAGACGGGCGCTCTCACGCCTCGCCACGCAGACCGGCGGCCGCTCCTTCTTCATCGGCAGCGTCGGCGAACTCGCCGGCGTCTACGACCAGATCCTCGGCGAGCTACGCTCCCGCTACCTGATCACCTACCAGTCGACGAACACCAGCGGCGACCGCCGCTTCCGCGAGATCGAGGTCGACGCCAGGGCACCGGGGGTGTCAATCCGCGCGCTCAAGGGGTACTACCCGTGA
- a CDS encoding transposase, with product MVIQNASPNEDEPLGWYSRGYHPHLDDPQRLQSIGFRLADSVPNHLLERWREEARQTGDPGDQVRAANLDRLIGRFEDAGHGACHLRHPRIAGLVQDTLLYGDGDRYRLIDWCIMPNHVHGLIEPHRASLRRIVQTWKSVSARRANLILGRKGRFWMEDYYDRYIRDRRHYEAVRRYIWNNPVTAGLCRRADQWPWSSARLRVGELVGE from the coding sequence ATGGTCATTCAGAACGCAAGCCCGAACGAAGACGAACCTCTCGGTTGGTACTCCCGCGGCTACCACCCTCACCTGGACGATCCGCAGCGTCTCCAAAGCATCGGCTTCCGCCTTGCCGACAGTGTGCCGAACCATCTGCTGGAGCGATGGCGAGAGGAGGCCAGGCAAACCGGCGATCCCGGTGACCAGGTCCGGGCAGCGAATCTCGACCGGCTGATCGGCCGTTTCGAGGACGCCGGTCACGGCGCCTGCCACTTGCGCCACCCGCGGATCGCCGGCCTTGTGCAGGACACGCTCCTGTACGGCGACGGCGATCGCTACCGACTGATTGACTGGTGCATCATGCCCAACCACGTCCACGGGCTGATCGAGCCTCACCGGGCTTCGCTTCGGCGAATCGTCCAGACGTGGAAGTCCGTTTCAGCTCGCCGCGCCAATCTGATCCTGGGCCGAAAAGGGAGATTCTGGATGGAGGACTACTACGACCGCTACATCCGCGACCGTCGCCACTACGAGGCCGTTCGGCGGTACATCTGGAACAACCCCGTTACGGCAGGACTGTGCCGGAGGGCCGATCAGTGGCCGTGGTCGTCGGCCCGCTTGCGTGTAGGGGAGTTGGTGGGGGAGTAG
- a CDS encoding cysteine desulfurase family protein: MPAPVYLDHNATTPLDPRVAEAMEPWVGGLHGNPSSVHSFGRTARAAVELAREQVAELVGGQPPEVVFTASGTEANNAVLLSAFAGEGDGHLVISELEHPSIQAAADRLEGLGVEVTRLRPGADGVVSADSIVAALRRDTRLVCLMLANNELGTVQPVAAAAAACRERGVPLLCDAVQAAGKLAIDAGALGADYVVVAAHKFNGPVGAAALRIREGAAFEPLILGGGQERRRRAGTENVAALVGFGACAALASEELDERIERLGELRDGLEAGLAGIPDARLHCASSPRLPHVAHVAFPGLIGEELVVRLDLAGFAVSTGAACASGVVEPSRTLLAMGVPAAEALASIRISLGTTNDEAELARFLPVLAAEVEALRSLCAEPVAQAVAG, encoded by the coding sequence ATGCCCGCTCCCGTCTACCTCGACCACAACGCGACCACCCCGCTCGATCCGCGGGTGGCGGAAGCGATGGAGCCCTGGGTCGGGGGGCTCCACGGCAATCCGTCGTCGGTTCATTCCTTCGGGCGGACGGCGCGTGCCGCGGTGGAGTTGGCGCGGGAGCAGGTGGCGGAACTCGTGGGCGGGCAGCCGCCGGAGGTCGTCTTCACCGCGTCGGGGACAGAGGCGAACAACGCGGTTCTGCTGTCGGCGTTCGCCGGCGAGGGCGACGGCCACCTGGTGATCTCGGAGCTGGAGCATCCGTCGATTCAGGCGGCGGCAGACCGGCTGGAGGGACTCGGCGTCGAGGTGACGCGGCTCCGCCCGGGCGCGGACGGAGTCGTCTCCGCAGATTCGATCGTGGCGGCGCTCCGGCGGGACACCCGGCTGGTGTGCCTGATGCTGGCGAACAACGAACTGGGTACGGTGCAGCCGGTGGCGGCGGCGGCGGCAGCGTGCCGCGAACGGGGTGTGCCGCTTCTCTGCGACGCGGTCCAGGCGGCGGGCAAGCTGGCCATCGATGCCGGTGCCCTGGGAGCGGACTACGTCGTCGTCGCGGCGCACAAGTTCAACGGGCCGGTGGGCGCGGCGGCGCTCCGGATCCGCGAGGGCGCCGCATTCGAGCCGCTGATCCTCGGCGGCGGGCAGGAGCGGCGGCGGCGGGCCGGTACGGAGAATGTCGCCGCACTGGTCGGCTTCGGAGCCTGCGCGGCGCTGGCGTCAGAGGAACTTGACGAGCGCATCGAGCGCCTGGGCGAGCTGCGCGACGGACTGGAGGCGGGCCTTGCCGGTATCCCGGACGCTCGCCTGCACTGCGCGTCGTCGCCGCGTCTGCCCCATGTGGCACATGTGGCCTTTCCAGGTCTGATCGGCGAGGAACTGGTCGTTCGGCTCGACCTGGCCGGCTTTGCGGTCTCGACCGGCGCCGCGTGCGCTTCGGGCGTCGTCGAGCCGAGCAGGACGCTGCTGGCGATGGGCGTGCCGGCGGCCGAGGCCCTGGCGTCGATCCGGATCAGTCTGGGCACGACGAATGACGAGGCGGAGCTCGCGCGTTTTCTGCCGGTGCTGGCGGCCGAAGTGGAGGCGCTCCGGTCCCTCTGCGCGGAGCCTGTGGCCCAGGCGGTGGCCGGATGA
- the mnmA gene encoding tRNA 2-thiouridine(34) synthase MnmA: MSGGLDSSVAALLLERRGTPVVGLSMLLWDRSQQVRHGRCCGSLDLGDARRVAEQLGLPHYTLRMDGEFRRHVVDPFVDGYVGGQTPSPCISCNTEIKFEAFWERARRLGAGRIATGHYARIRRGADGRYELHRAVDESKDQSYFLFELNQEQLARAVFPLGELTKAEVRELAREAGLAVAEKGESMEICFVDRGVREFVESERPDLSRRPARVSASDGEELGAGAPYYRYTVGQRRGLGVAAGRRLYVLDVQPEDNRIVVGSRDELLAPGLIGRGLHWISGAAVDSAVEVDVRIRSRHPGVAATVESLPAADGGSGGCKVRFAEPQAGVAPGQAAVFYRGTQILGGCWIERALS; encoded by the coding sequence ATGAGCGGGGGGCTGGATTCCTCGGTGGCCGCGTTGCTGCTCGAACGCCGGGGGACGCCGGTGGTCGGCCTGTCGATGCTGCTCTGGGATCGGTCGCAGCAGGTCCGGCACGGCCGCTGCTGCGGCTCGCTCGACCTCGGCGATGCGCGCCGGGTGGCGGAGCAGCTCGGCCTGCCGCACTACACGCTGAGGATGGACGGGGAGTTTCGCCGGCACGTGGTCGACCCCTTCGTGGACGGCTACGTCGGCGGCCAAACGCCGAGCCCGTGCATCTCCTGCAACACGGAGATCAAGTTCGAGGCCTTCTGGGAGCGGGCGCGCCGGCTGGGCGCCGGTCGGATCGCCACGGGCCACTACGCGCGCATCCGGCGCGGGGCGGACGGGCGCTACGAGCTGCACCGGGCGGTCGACGAGTCGAAGGACCAGAGCTACTTCCTGTTCGAGCTGAACCAGGAGCAACTGGCGCGTGCCGTCTTCCCGCTCGGAGAGCTGACGAAGGCCGAGGTGCGCGAGCTGGCCCGTGAGGCCGGGCTGGCGGTGGCGGAGAAGGGCGAGAGCATGGAGATCTGCTTCGTCGACCGGGGCGTGCGGGAGTTCGTCGAGAGCGAGCGACCCGACCTGTCCCGGCGGCCGGCACGGGTCAGCGCGAGCGACGGCGAGGAACTGGGCGCCGGAGCGCCCTACTACCGGTACACCGTGGGGCAGAGGCGGGGCCTGGGCGTCGCCGCCGGGCGCCGGCTGTACGTGCTCGACGTGCAGCCGGAAGACAACCGGATCGTCGTCGGCAGCCGCGACGAACTGCTGGCGCCGGGCCTGATCGGGCGCGGCCTGCACTGGATCTCCGGTGCCGCGGTGGACTCGGCGGTCGAGGTCGACGTGCGGATCCGCTCGCGGCACCCCGGCGTCGCGGCGACGGTCGAGAGCTTGCCGGCCGCGGACGGCGGCTCCGGCGGCTGCAAAGTCCGCTTCGCCGAACCCCAGGCCGGCGTCGCCCCCGGCCAGGCGGCGGTGTTCTATCGCGGTACCCAGATCCTCGGCGGCTGCTGGATCGAGCGGGCCCTTAGCTGA
- the rsmI gene encoding 16S rRNA (cytidine(1402)-2'-O)-methyltransferase, with product MNSPKPAAGRLRIVATPIGNLADLSPRARDALLSADLVACEDTRRTGRLYQNLGAAGARARPPLLPLHDHNEDRQIGRVLQTLEEGGAVTLVSDAGTPLVSDPGYRLVRAAVRQGLAVEALPGPSAILTALVVSGLPPYPFTFLGFPPRKKGRRRRFFDSHAEVPHTLVFFESPRRAAASLADAADAFGPDRDAALARELTKLHEEVLRGRLGELAAAIGERPGLRGEVTAVVGGSDRRS from the coding sequence GTGAACTCGCCCAAGCCGGCGGCGGGCCGGCTGCGGATCGTGGCCACGCCGATCGGCAACCTGGCCGATCTCTCCCCACGCGCCCGCGACGCCCTGCTCTCGGCCGACCTCGTCGCCTGCGAGGACACCCGACGCACCGGGCGGCTGTACCAGAACCTCGGCGCCGCCGGCGCGAGAGCCCGGCCGCCGCTCCTTCCGCTCCACGACCACAACGAGGACCGGCAGATCGGCCGCGTGCTGCAAACACTCGAGGAAGGCGGCGCGGTGACCCTGGTCTCGGACGCGGGCACCCCGCTCGTCTCGGACCCCGGCTACCGCCTGGTGCGGGCCGCCGTGCGGCAGGGTCTCGCGGTCGAGGCGCTGCCGGGCCCCTCGGCCATCCTGACCGCCCTCGTGGTCTCCGGTCTGCCGCCCTACCCGTTCACGTTCCTCGGCTTCCCGCCGCGGAAGAAGGGGCGGCGGCGGCGCTTCTTCGACTCCCACGCCGAGGTCCCGCACACGCTCGTGTTCTTCGAGTCGCCCCGGCGCGCGGCGGCCTCGCTGGCCGACGCCGCCGACGCCTTCGGCCCCGACCGCGACGCGGCCCTGGCCCGCGAGTTGACCAAGCTCCACGAGGAGGTGCTGCGCGGTCGGCTCGGGGAACTCGCCGCCGCGATCGGAGAACGTCCCGGCCTCCGCGGCGAGGTGACGGCCGTGGTCGGCGGGTCCGACCGGCGCTCCTGA